Within the Herbaspirillum sp. RTI4 genome, the region ATCATCCGAACCACTTCCAGTTTCAGACTCGGATCGAAGATTCTTCGTTTTCTTGTAGACATACTTAACTCCTCAGATGGTGTATTTTGCACCTATCGAGGTGTCCGGGTAGATTAGACCACTACAGTGTAGTGGTTGTTGTTCGGACTCCTGTGATGGTTTTAGGGGTGACGTAGTTTTGTCATCCACGACGGTGACCCTTGACGTCACCCCCGTCCCCGACAAATTGTCGCCCTCGACTTTTCCTGCTTCGTCGACGGATGACAATTTGTCGGGGCTTACCTTAGCGGCTATGCATAATCGGTATCCATTTGATGTTTGTCTTCCTGCAGACGTGTATCGTGGGCTTACTGAAATAAGGCCAGCGGCCTCAAATTTCTGTATGCTGCGCTGAACGGTGCGGCCCGAAACGGAGCATTTCCCCGCGACAAATGGAATACCTGGCCAGCACTCATCGTAGTCATTTGCAGAGTCCGCTAGGGCCATCATTTCGGAGTGGGTGCCAACTTTTGTGCTCATGCCCAATTCATCGCGCGAATACTCATGTTTTCCCTCCTGCAGAAAGTCGCGGTCGCCCCAGCTTCACCGCATTACTGGTGTCCCCAGGCAAGATGTTCGAGCGCTTATCGCTAGAAATCGAGTCCAGCCGTAGCCTGATGTCCGCAACGAACCAACAAGCTCGTCGTTTCGCCGGGAATGCCGTCATGGGAAGTTCTCCCCGGTACGCCATCTGTGAGACAGCTCCCTCCGTAGTCTTCAGCAGAGAAGCGAGCTCTGATCGTGAGATGATGGCCTGGGGGGCCATTCTTCCAAATGCCTGCCGAAAGTCAGTGTCAATTTTTGCCATTCGAGATCACCCGTTGATTGCAGTTATGATTGCCGTAGACTATTTTCTTATGGACCGTTATGGGAGGGCCAGATTTTGAAATCACAGAGGAGAAAAGGTGAATTTAGGACAAAATAGAGGGAAGCGATTGAAACCGGCATTGGCCCGTTTTGCTTCGATGCTGATTGAAGAGGCTAAAGATATTACTGGTCTTACCTACCCGCAGCTTGATGAAGCGCTTGGGATAGAAATTGGGCAAGCAATAAGGTATTCTCAATTTTCCAAAGGTAAAGAGAACCCTCGTGCGCCGCATGCCGCAGGCATACAAGGGTTGGAAAACCGCGTTGCGCGATTGCTGAGAAGAACGGCGCACGTAGTCGTCGTTGAGAACAATGCCAAGATAGGTCCTGGTGGATTCGAGCAGCCCGATTTTATTGAAGGAGCTCCCGGCGACGGTTTGAACTTGCGAGCCGGCGACTCTGAGGACTTCCAACTTGGGTACGATGGAGGATGGCCAACGTACCGGAGTCTAAAAGCCGATCCCACTACTATTTTTTGTCGCTACCCGCCGATATACGAACTTGTAACTCAAGAGCTGCACGACGACTGGCATGAAATGCTGCAAATTTACTCATGGCAGTGGGGAGTCCTGTGGGATCGAGGTTTGCCCTGGCTTTCGCGAGAAGCGATGGAAGTGGCGGCCAACACTTCCATTGACGCAGCCGTTGAAGAAATGACTGCTCAGGCAATGCAGAAGCGTGTTTATTTTGAAAAATCAAATGGCACTGAGGAGGGTAGGATACTGATCAAGCACATAGCAGCGGCGTATTTTCCTTCACGGCAGGAGCCGGAGCTAGAGGACGCGTGGTGTTCTGAGTCTACCGGAAATTTGCCGGAATCGCCGAGTGATGTTCGGTGAACGTCAGTTGCCTTCGGTTATGGAATCCCTTGTAAAATCAAGTGATTAGCAGTAGTCTGAAGGTAGCTTGGTTTGACTCGTAAATGCATTGACGCCCCCTGAGCATGCCGTGTTTTTCTCTACGATGAGCAGGATTCGCCACTTGCTCGCAATTCCTGATTCGACTGAGATTTACCATGCCTCGTTCTCAGAGTTCATCCGCGCGAAAACGTCGGAACTGGAGCGAACCGTCCATGAGAAGATCGGGTGGTACTGCTCGCAAAACATGGGAACGAAATACTGCACCTCGAACGTAATTTTTCACCTGCTTCGTTCCGCAGAAAGCATGAAGTCTAAGGCTGTCGGACTTTGTTCTCAGGAATGGATCGACACTTGCGTCGAAATAGGCGTAAATCCGGATACTCCAATACTTGACCTGAAGAGCTGTCTCTCGGCAGCCATCGCCCTTTCCGACGCGTCGAACGTTTTCAGGTTGCTCCTGCTTCAGCAGCGTGTGGAATTCCGTTACAAAACGCTTTTTGCGAAGAGCGCCTTTCTCGTCGCGGAGGCGATGACCGCACTCAAAAGGCCGCTAGATGCTACTAGGCACGCGATCAGGTTCAACAG harbors:
- a CDS encoding helix-turn-helix domain-containing protein, which encodes MSTKVGTHSEMMALADSANDYDECWPGIPFVAGKCSVSGRTVQRSIQKFEAAGLISVSPRYTSAGRQTSNGYRLCIAAKVSPDKLSSVDEAGKVEGDNLSGTGVTSRVTVVDDKTTSPLKPSQESEQQPLHCSGLIYPDTSIGAKYTI